In the genome of Methylomagnum ishizawai, the window GAATAATCCTCCCGAAATAATAATGATCAGTTTATGAAGCCATTCGCTGACAGTTAAAAGCCATGTGATGGCGAAGAAACTGAAAAGCTCATTGGGTATCCTTGCTAAAAGATGCTTGTGATGCCCAGGTTTCTTAACTATATTCATGGCTTTGCTTCAAAAGCGCCTTTTTACGGTCATTGTAAATAAGACTGAGTTTGCTGAAGGGTGTTCTGACCAGCTTCGCGGTTTCAACTGCTTCCAATCTTTCAGCGGGTATGAAAGTTGGCAGTTAGGCCGTGAATGATGCGGCTTATTGTTGCTTTGTCGATCAATTCGACCATTTATGGATAAACCTTTTCATGTAATTCGTCGATTAACCCTCGGCTTTACCCTGGCCGAGGTGGACTCTGTACGCCGTCAGAGTTTCGAAGCATTTATCCATGGCCAATTGAATCCAGAAACCCTGCCTGAGCCTCTATCGCTACAGACTGGATTGTCGCCTTTGGCGACTTTGCGCCTGCAAACCACGGAACTATTCCGTGAATACGGCCCCCCGATCAAACGCAAAGCTACGTTATTCCAAGGTGAGGAATTACGGCGTCTACGCAGGCTTACCCGGTTACCCACGGTCGAAGCGGCTTCCGCGAGGTTGCTCCGGGCCGTGCAAAGCCCCCGCCAATTGCAAGAAATCCTGGTGGATTTCTGGTTTAACCATTTCAATGTTTTCTTCGAAAAGGGGCCGGTCCGCGTATGGGCGGGCGCTTATGAAAGGGATACCATCCGGCCTTTTGTGTTCGGGAAATTCCGCGACATGCTTTCCGCTACGGCGCGGCATCCCGCCATGTTGTTCTATTTGGATAATTGGCGGAATGTGGCTCCCAGGAATCCCACCGCAACCGGTAAATCCAGGGGAATCAACGAAAACTATGCCCGCGAGCTTTTGGAATTGCACACGTTGGGCGTGGATGGCGGTTATGGGCAACAGGATGTACGCGAACTAGCCCGGATTTTAACGGGTTGGGGACTGAAGAATCTGGGTAAGGAGGACGGACCGTCGGTATTTTTCTTCGATCCGGAAAAGCATGATAGCGGCGGAAAGGTATTGCTCGGTCGGCCTGTGACCGGGAAGGACCAGCAGGAAATCGAGGAAACCCTGGCTTTCCTGGCCGGACATCCCTCCACGGCCCGGCATATCGCCTATAAACTCGCCCAGTTATTTGTAGCGGATAATCCGCCCGCTACTTTGGTGGATAAGCTGGCCCGGCGCTTCCAAGAAACCGATGGAGAAACCCGGGCGGTTTTGGCGACCTTATTCGCCAGCGATGAATTCTGGGATGGACGTTATTATGGCGTCAAATTCAAAACCCCGTTCCGATATTTGGTTTCTTGCCTGAGGTTGCTGGATATTCCGGTGAGCGACCCTGAAACATTGGCGGGTCTGTTGCAACAATGGGGTATGCCCTTGTATGGCTGTCCGACGCCGGATGGTTACCACCTGACCCAGGAGGCTTGGCTGAATCCCGATGCTTTGATGCGCAGGATCGATTTCGCCGGCAACCTGACCCACAGTATGAGTCCGGGGGAAATCAAGGCGGCACCGGATGCGGATAAATTGCGGTCGGCTTTGGGCGGCTTTTTCGGGCCGCAAACCTTGGCGGCGCTCGATGCGGCCCCGCCCCAGGACCGTCTCGCCTTGGTGTTGGCGAGTCCCGAGTTCTTGAGATATTGAGGGTTGGCGATGCAACGGCGCGAATTCCTGGCGGGTTTGGTGGGTGGCGCGGCCGCGTGGGCCTTGCCGGTGGGTTGGGTCCGGGCCGCGGTGCCACCCGGCGCGGAACCCCGGCGGCTGGTGGTGATTTTCCTGCGCGGCGCTATCGATGGCTTGAACGTGGTCGTGCCCTATCGCGACGCGGCCTATTACCGGGGACGGCCCACCCTGTCGATTCCAGCCCCTGGACGCGAGGGTGGGGCCTTCGATCTGGATGGGCGCTTCGGCTTGCATCCGGCGCTGGAGGCCGTGTTGCCGTTCTGGAAAGACAAGACCCTGGCTTTCGTCCACGCCTCGGGTTCGCCCGATCCGACCCGTTCCCATTTCGATGCCCAGGATTACATGGAAGGCGGCGAACCCGGCAATAAAAAGACCCAGGATGGCTGGATGAACCGGCTTATCGGCGCTTTGCCGGACCGGATTTCCCCGGTCAAGGCGGTGAACGCGGATATCGCCCTGCCCAGGATACTGCGGGGCGGGCGGCCGGTGGCGACGGTGGCGCTGGGGTCGGCGACTCCCAAGGCGGCGAATGGGGATTCCGGCCAGGATGTATTCGAACGGCTGTACGCGGGCGATGCGGCACTGGCCCAGGCCTATCGCGAGGGCGCGGCGGCGCGGAGGCGGATACAGGAGGACTATGCCAAGGAAATGGCCGCCGCCGATGGTGGGGCGGTGCCGGCCCGGAGTTTCGCGGGCAGCGCCCTGGGATTGGGACGCTTGATCCACGCCGATCCCGAAATCCGCTTGGCCTTCCTGTCGGTGGGCGGCTGGGATACCCATGTCAACCAGGGTGGAACCACCGGGCCGATGGCGAAGAAACTGGGTGCCTTGGGCGAGGGGCTGGCCCGCTTGGTCGAGGGCTTGGGGAATAGCTATCCGCAGACCGTGGTGGTGTTGATGTCCGAGTTCGGGCGCACGGTGCGCGAGAACGGCAGCCAGGGCACCGATCACGGCCATGGCAATGTGATGTGGTTGCTGGGCGGGCGGGTCGATGGCGGGAAGGTGTTGGGGCGCTGGCCGGGCCTGGACGAAGAGGATTTGTACGAGGCGCGTGATCTGGCCGTGACCACCGATTTCCGCGCCGTGCTGGGCGGGGTGCTGCGCCAGCATCTCGGGCTGGCCCCGGCCCAGCTGGCCACGGTGTTCCCCGGCTTCGCGCCGCCCGCCGACGCCGGTTTGACCCTGTTGCGGACTTGACCGGCGCGGCCCCACCGGCCTGGGCCGTGCTTCCCTCAGAACTTCAGGTTCAGGCTGACCGTGAACACCGAATAGGTGAAGTTGTCCAGCGCCGTGCCTGGGCCCCGCTGCATCCCCATCCCCTGTTCCCGCTTGTAAAAATCGACCGCCGCCGCCACCCGTAGCCGATCGAGGAATTCCTTGTGCAATTGCGCCCCGCCGCCCACCGCGCCGAAATCGGCCATGCGGTAGTCGGTGGAGTAATGCCCATCGCTACGCGCCGTCTGGAAATAGGGTTGGTAGAACTCCGCCGCCGATTGCGAGTAATAGCGCACATGCGGCACCAGGACCCAGCCCTCGTAGACCGGTTGGTGCCAGGCGGCCTCGAAGGTGTGGGCGGAAATATCCCAGGTGTCGGCGTAGAAGCGGTAGTCGAAATGCAGGGCGGCGGCGTTGAGTTCCGGGAAGTCGCGGACATAGCGCAGCAGCAGGTTGAATTGGTCGCGGTTCGAGGGGCGCGAATCCAGGGTATAGCAGCTCAGGGTGTAGGCGTATTCCGGGTCGCAGACGACGGCGGGGCCGGGATCGACCACCAGGGCGTATTTGTAGGGGTCGGCCAGATAGCCCTCGCCGTGGGTATAGGTCAGGTTGGCCTGGAGCAGCGAGTTCTTGTCGAGGACTTGGGTGATCCCCAGCAGGCTTTGGAAGGTGGATTTGTCGCCGCCCACGCCCGGCACCCGTTGGTGCTGGTTCTTGCCGACGTTGGTGACGGCCCACACCTGGTCCGAGGCGAAGCCGAAGCCCGCCGCCAGGGTGGTGAGCTTGTCGTTGATGTCCCAGCGGCCATCGAGGTTGAAGAAATCCGAGGTGTAGTCGTTCTCGCTGGAACGGCCCACGTCCACGGACAGCGTGCCCTGGTCGAAGGCGTAGCTGGCCCCGAGGTCCACTTCGTCGCGCACGTCGTGGATCGAGGCGCGGGAGCGGATTTGCGCCAACTGGCCGCGGCTGAGCGCGTTGGCGACCGGCGACGCCCCGGTGACCACGTCCTTGACGCCGTTGGCCTTGACGCTCCAACGGTCGCCGAGCGGCGAGGTCGCCACCGCTTGGTAGACATCCACCCGCATCCGGCCATCGCTTTCCTCGTAGCGGGAAAAGGCGGTGTCGATCTCCGGGTTCAAGCCCTCGGCCTGGGTTTTCGGCACCATCCCCGGCAGCGCCAGGGCGGCGGCGGTGAAGGCGGCGAGCCGCGACGAACCGGCCTTAGTTGCAGCCACAGCCACCTCCGCCGACGCCATAGCCACCGGAAGCGGCTTCCTTGGAGGCGGCGGTATGCCGTTTCAGGGCCGCGTCCAGGCCGTCCGGGTCCAGGGCCATTTGCGGTTTGGCGAGGGTGCCGCGCTCCCAGGGCGCGACCTTGGGCAGGGCGCAGCCCGAGCAGAGCAGGGCGGGGAGCAGGGCGAGGGCCGGTAGTGTGGCGTTCATCGGGATTCCGCCTAGCGTTCGTTCAAGAGCGCTTGCACTTGCTGCTTGATCGCGGCCTTGTCGCCGTCGCGGAAGCCCATATGCACATGGCGGATTTTGCCTTGCCTATCCACCAGGAAGCTGGTGGGCATGGCCTTCACGTCGAATTTCTGCGGGCATTTGCCCTGGGGGTCGGAGGCGATGGGGAAGCTAGCCGGATATTTCCGGAGGAAGTCCTTGGCGTCCTGGGCCTCCTCGTCCAAGTTCAGGGCGATGATTTCCAAACCCTGGGCCTGGAATTCCCGGTGCAACTCGTTCATGAACGGGAAGGATTGGGCGCAGGGTCCGCACCATGAGGCCCAGAAATCGATATAGCCGACCTTGCCCTTGAGTTGAGCCGGGTCCAGGGTGCGGGATTGGTCCAGGGCCGTGGCTGGGCAACTCGGCACCGGGCCTTCGGTGGCGGCCTCGGCGGTCGCGCCGAGGGTGGTGGCGAAAATCAAGGCGATCAAACGGCGTGTAGGTATCATGGCTGGCTCGGAAGGGTGGGAGATCGGCATGGAAGCAAGGCGACAGCACATTCCGAGCCATCCGGGCGGGGCGTTTATGAATCAAATGGGTAGGGTGGGGGCGGTGTTGCGGGTGGGTTATATCGCGCAATATATGTTTGAAATAACGCAAATATGGAACGCCAAGGCTGGCGGATCAGGAGGAGGCCCGTAGCCGCTCCCGGTTCAGGGCCAGCCATTGCAGGCCGATGATAGGCACCGCCGAGTCGATGCGGCCTTGTTCGACCCAGGCCAGGGCTTCCGCGAAATCCACCACGCTAGCCAGGATATCCTCGTTTTCCTCCGCCAGCCCGTGCAGTCCGCCCAAACCCGCGCTGTCCACCAGGCCGCAGAACAAGGTGATGCGCTCGGAACAGCCGCCCGGCGTCGGGAAGAATTCGCCGATGCGGATCAATTCGCGCACAACGCAGCCCGCTTCCTCGGCGCATTCGCGGTGGGCGACCGCCTCCGGGCTTTCGCCCGCCTCGATGGCCCCGGCCACGATTTCCAACAGCCAGGGGTTTTCCTTGACGCCCAGGGCGCCGACCCGGAATTGTTCGACCAGGACCACCCGGTCGGTGACGGGATCGTAGGGGATCACTGCCACGGCCCGGCCCCGGTGGAACAATTCCCGCTCCAATACCCCGCTCCAGCCGCCCTGGTAGAGGGTGTGGCGGAGCTTGAGCCGGGTCAGCTGGAAGAAGCCCCGGTAGACCGGGGTTTGCTCGACGATCTCGAACGCCGGTTCGGTTTGGGCCATGGCGCGGACTCCTAGCGTAGGGCGGCGCTGTCGAGGGCGTTCCACAGGAACGAACCCACGGCGGTGCCGAAACGGTGGCCGATGCGGTCCAGGAAGTTCTGGTCGGGGGTGAAGTTGACGGTCTTTTTCGCGCCGATGACATCCTCGGCCACATGGCGCAGGTCGCCGACCTCGTCCGCCAGGCCGAGCTTGATACCGTCCGCCCCGGTCCAGACCAGCCCCGAGAACATGTCCGGGGTTTCCTTGAGCCTATCGCCCCGGCCTTGCTTCACGGCGTCGATGAATTGGCGGTGGACGGTGTCCAGCACCGATTGCATATGGGTCTTGGCGATTTCATCGACCGGCGAGAACGGATCGAGGATGGCCTTGTGCGCCCCGGCGGTCATCACCCGGCGCTCCACCCCCAGCCTGCCCATGGCATCGACGAAGCCGAAACCGCCCATGATGACGCCGATGGAACCCACCACGCTGGCGTTGTTGACGAAGATTTTGTCGGCGGCGGAGGCGATGTAATAGCCGCCCGAGGCGCACATATCGGCCACCACGGCATAGATCGGGATGCCGGGTTTGAGGCGTTTCAGGCGGCGGATTTCGTCGTAGACATAGGCCGATTGCACGGGGCTGCCGCCGGGCGTGTTCATCCGCAGCACGATGCCCTGGGTGTTTTCGTCCTCGGCGGCGGCGCGTAAACCTTGGATGATGGTGTCGGCGCTGGCGGGTTGGCCCGGCGCGATGGTGCCGACCACGTCGACTACCGCCGTATGGCCCTTGCCGTCGCCGCCGCCGCGCAGGTCCATCAGGGGTTGGGC includes:
- a CDS encoding DUF1800 domain-containing protein produces the protein MDKPFHVIRRLTLGFTLAEVDSVRRQSFEAFIHGQLNPETLPEPLSLQTGLSPLATLRLQTTELFREYGPPIKRKATLFQGEELRRLRRLTRLPTVEAASARLLRAVQSPRQLQEILVDFWFNHFNVFFEKGPVRVWAGAYERDTIRPFVFGKFRDMLSATARHPAMLFYLDNWRNVAPRNPTATGKSRGINENYARELLELHTLGVDGGYGQQDVRELARILTGWGLKNLGKEDGPSVFFFDPEKHDSGGKVLLGRPVTGKDQQEIEETLAFLAGHPSTARHIAYKLAQLFVADNPPATLVDKLARRFQETDGETRAVLATLFASDEFWDGRYYGVKFKTPFRYLVSCLRLLDIPVSDPETLAGLLQQWGMPLYGCPTPDGYHLTQEAWLNPDALMRRIDFAGNLTHSMSPGEIKAAPDADKLRSALGGFFGPQTLAALDAAPPQDRLALVLASPEFLRY
- a CDS encoding DUF1501 domain-containing protein; translation: MQRREFLAGLVGGAAAWALPVGWVRAAVPPGAEPRRLVVIFLRGAIDGLNVVVPYRDAAYYRGRPTLSIPAPGREGGAFDLDGRFGLHPALEAVLPFWKDKTLAFVHASGSPDPTRSHFDAQDYMEGGEPGNKKTQDGWMNRLIGALPDRISPVKAVNADIALPRILRGGRPVATVALGSATPKAANGDSGQDVFERLYAGDAALAQAYREGAAARRRIQEDYAKEMAAADGGAVPARSFAGSALGLGRLIHADPEIRLAFLSVGGWDTHVNQGGTTGPMAKKLGALGEGLARLVEGLGNSYPQTVVVLMSEFGRTVRENGSQGTDHGHGNVMWLLGGRVDGGKVLGRWPGLDEEDLYEARDLAVTTDFRAVLGGVLRQHLGLAPAQLATVFPGFAPPADAGLTLLRT
- a CDS encoding DUF3570 domain-containing protein, giving the protein MAATKAGSSRLAAFTAAALALPGMVPKTQAEGLNPEIDTAFSRYEESDGRMRVDVYQAVATSPLGDRWSVKANGVKDVVTGASPVANALSRGQLAQIRSRASIHDVRDEVDLGASYAFDQGTLSVDVGRSSENDYTSDFFNLDGRWDINDKLTTLAAGFGFASDQVWAVTNVGKNQHQRVPGVGGDKSTFQSLLGITQVLDKNSLLQANLTYTHGEGYLADPYKYALVVDPGPAVVCDPEYAYTLSCYTLDSRPSNRDQFNLLLRYVRDFPELNAAALHFDYRFYADTWDISAHTFEAAWHQPVYEGWVLVPHVRYYSQSAAEFYQPYFQTARSDGHYSTDYRMADFGAVGGGAQLHKEFLDRLRVAAAVDFYKREQGMGMQRGPGTALDNFTYSVFTVSLNLKF
- a CDS encoding DUF4266 domain-containing protein, producing MNATLPALALLPALLCSGCALPKVAPWERGTLAKPQMALDPDGLDAALKRHTAASKEAASGGYGVGGGGCGCN
- a CDS encoding TlpA family protein disulfide reductase, translating into MIPTRRLIALIFATTLGATAEAATEGPVPSCPATALDQSRTLDPAQLKGKVGYIDFWASWCGPCAQSFPFMNELHREFQAQGLEIIALNLDEEAQDAKDFLRKYPASFPIASDPQGKCPQKFDVKAMPTSFLVDRQGKIRHVHMGFRDGDKAAIKQQVQALLNER
- a CDS encoding NUDIX domain-containing protein, with the translated sequence MAQTEPAFEIVEQTPVYRGFFQLTRLKLRHTLYQGGWSGVLERELFHRGRAVAVIPYDPVTDRVVLVEQFRVGALGVKENPWLLEIVAGAIEAGESPEAVAHRECAEEAGCVVRELIRIGEFFPTPGGCSERITLFCGLVDSAGLGGLHGLAEENEDILASVVDFAEALAWVEQGRIDSAVPIIGLQWLALNRERLRASS
- a CDS encoding S49 family peptidase; the protein is MSETHPHTPEPTPATPTPWERETLEKVLMASIAEQRRARLWGIFFKSLLMVYLAVILWLGAQPLMDLRGGGDGKGHTAVVDVVGTIAPGQPASADTIIQGLRAAAEDENTQGIVLRMNTPGGSPVQSAYVYDEIRRLKRLKPGIPIYAVVADMCASGGYYIASAADKIFVNNASVVGSIGVIMGGFGFVDAMGRLGVERRVMTAGAHKAILDPFSPVDEIAKTHMQSVLDTVHRQFIDAVKQGRGDRLKETPDMFSGLVWTGADGIKLGLADEVGDLRHVAEDVIGAKKTVNFTPDQNFLDRIGHRFGTAVGSFLWNALDSAALR